The following coding sequences lie in one Cyanobacterium sp. Dongsha4 genomic window:
- a CDS encoding sugar ABC transporter permease, protein MRLSTNNYNQEKYIGWWLIIPALIILTLVFIYPITRAFWMSFFQQNLGTELESIFAGFSNYSRLLGDGRFWQSLRNTTIFTAVSLTLELILGMIFALILNQAFFARGIVRTTALIPWALPTAVMGLAWAWIFNDQYGVVNDILMRLGFISENINWLGEPNRAMLSLIVADVWKTTPFIAIILLAGLQSIPSDLYEAHQMDGASPWQSFWQITIPLLTPQILIALLFRFAQSFGVFDLVQVMTGGGPAGSTEMVAIYIYATVRRYLDFGYGASLVVVTFLLLILVVALTFFLISKLQKN, encoded by the coding sequence ATGAGATTATCAACAAATAATTATAACCAAGAAAAATATATCGGTTGGTGGTTGATAATTCCTGCGTTAATTATTCTGACTCTCGTTTTTATTTATCCTATTACCCGTGCTTTCTGGATGAGTTTTTTTCAACAGAATTTAGGTACGGAATTAGAATCAATTTTTGCTGGTTTTAGTAACTACAGCCGATTATTAGGAGACGGGCGTTTTTGGCAAAGTTTAAGAAATACAACTATTTTTACCGCCGTTAGTCTCACCCTTGAGTTAATTCTGGGAATGATTTTTGCTTTGATTCTCAATCAAGCCTTTTTTGCTAGAGGAATCGTGCGCACAACTGCTTTAATTCCTTGGGCTTTACCCACTGCGGTTATGGGTTTAGCTTGGGCATGGATTTTTAATGACCAATATGGGGTTGTTAATGATATTTTAATGCGTTTAGGTTTCATTTCTGAAAATATTAATTGGTTAGGTGAACCTAATCGGGCGATGTTATCTCTTATCGTAGCTGATGTGTGGAAAACAACTCCTTTTATTGCCATTATTCTATTAGCAGGATTACAATCTATTCCTTCAGATTTGTATGAAGCCCATCAGATGGATGGTGCATCTCCATGGCAAAGTTTTTGGCAAATTACGATTCCTTTACTAACTCCCCAAATTTTGATTGCCCTTTTATTTCGTTTTGCTCAATCTTTCGGAGTATTTGATTTAGTGCAGGTAATGACTGGAGGAGGCCCCGCTGGTAGTACAGAAATGGTAGCTATTTATATTTATGCTACAGTTCGTCGTTATCTGGATTTTGGCTATGGTGCTTCTTTAGTTGTAGTTACTTTTCTACTATTAATTTTAGTGGTTGCTTTGACTTTTTTTCTGATTTCTAAATTACAAAAAAATTGA
- a CDS encoding carbohydrate ABC transporter permease, with protein MINTLNKQKIILWLGIIFMILFCLAPMLWQILTSLKTNEAITKIPTVYFPNLEQLTLEHYLDLGFVFLRYMFNSAFVSLISTILCVVIGAPSAYALARLNLPFKNIILSLVLVVSLFPYVLLFLGLLEIVKFFNLGNNYLSLIIPYTAINLPLTILILRSFFLQLPKDLEDSARIDGYKTMSILWKIVLPLTLPALVTTGILTFIFAWNEFIFALTFITRDSLQTIPIAVAKIGGSSAFEIPYGAIASATILGTLPLIILVLTFQRRIVQGITAGAIKG; from the coding sequence ATGATTAATACATTAAATAAGCAAAAAATTATTTTATGGCTAGGCATAATTTTCATGATATTATTTTGTTTAGCACCTATGTTATGGCAGATTTTAACTTCTCTTAAAACAAATGAGGCTATTACAAAAATTCCTACAGTTTATTTCCCTAATTTAGAACAATTAACTCTTGAGCATTATTTGGATTTGGGTTTTGTTTTTCTTCGCTATATGTTCAACAGTGCTTTTGTTTCTCTAATTTCCACTATTCTTTGCGTTGTTATTGGTGCGCCTTCTGCTTATGCTTTAGCTAGATTAAATTTACCGTTTAAAAATATTATTCTGTCTTTGGTTTTGGTCGTTAGTCTGTTTCCTTATGTTTTACTTTTTTTGGGTTTATTAGAAATAGTTAAGTTTTTCAATTTAGGTAATAATTATTTATCTTTAATTATTCCTTATACTGCAATTAATTTACCCTTAACTATTTTAATTTTACGTAGTTTCTTCTTACAATTACCAAAAGATTTAGAAGACTCTGCCCGTATAGATGGTTATAAAACAATGTCTATTTTGTGGAAAATTGTTTTACCTCTAACTTTACCCGCTTTGGTGACAACGGGAATTTTAACCTTCATTTTTGCTTGGAATGAATTTATTTTTGCTCTCACTTTTATCACTAGAGATAGTTTACAAACTATTCCTATCGCTGTGGCTAAAATAGGAGGCAGTAGTGCTTTCGAAATTCCCTACGGTGCGATCGCATCTGCTACCATTTTGGGAACATTACCTCTGATAATACTTGTCTTAACATTTCAACGCCGTATTGTTCAAGGTATTACTGCAGGGGCTATCAAGGGCTAA
- a CDS encoding ABC transporter ATP-binding protein, with amino-acid sequence MAQLKLENLKKQFAPSVIPVKDISLTVNDGDFITLLGPSGCGKSTLLRLIAGLEKPTNGKVILDEKELNNISPGDRNMAMVFQSYALYPHMSVFDNIASALRIRKIPPEEIKNRVTVVSSNLGLTDLLNRKPKQLSGGQRQRVALARALVRKPDVFLLDEPLSNLDALLREKVRAELKQLFANQNKPVIYVTHDQTEAMTLSSKVVVLLDGLIQQIDTPDRIYNQPANRFVAGFVGSPQMNLLNLECKQGKALLGETIIPLPEGNKSLSEVDLGIRPEDITLATEKDKITVTGKVLLTENFGRELLVSVEIPNSNHSLRILINPELQWNENNIKLALNPNKLHWFCTNTGNSILSGISISN; translated from the coding sequence ATGGCACAACTAAAACTAGAAAATCTCAAAAAACAATTTGCACCCAGTGTAATTCCCGTCAAAGATATTAGCTTGACTGTTAATGATGGTGATTTTATCACTCTTTTAGGACCTTCTGGATGCGGAAAATCTACCTTACTTCGTTTAATAGCTGGATTGGAAAAACCCACTAACGGTAAAGTTATTCTAGATGAAAAAGAGTTAAATAATATTTCTCCGGGCGATCGCAACATGGCTATGGTATTTCAAAGCTACGCTCTATATCCCCACATGAGTGTATTTGACAATATTGCCTCTGCCCTAAGAATAAGAAAAATTCCCCCAGAAGAAATCAAAAATAGAGTTACTGTGGTTAGTAGCAACTTAGGCTTAACCGATTTACTCAATCGCAAACCAAAACAACTTTCAGGAGGGCAACGACAAAGAGTCGCCTTAGCCCGTGCTTTAGTCAGAAAGCCAGATGTTTTTCTTTTAGATGAACCATTGAGTAACCTAGATGCACTACTGAGAGAAAAAGTAAGGGCGGAATTGAAACAACTATTTGCCAATCAAAATAAACCCGTGATTTATGTTACCCATGATCAAACTGAAGCCATGACCCTGTCAAGCAAAGTAGTGGTATTATTAGATGGGTTAATCCAGCAAATTGATACACCTGATCGCATTTATAATCAACCAGCCAATAGATTTGTGGCAGGATTTGTCGGTAGTCCACAAATGAATCTTTTAAACCTAGAATGTAAACAAGGGAAGGCTTTACTCGGAGAAACAATCATCCCCCTTCCCGAAGGTAATAAATCTCTTTCCGAAGTTGATTTGGGCATTCGCCCCGAAGACATTACCCTTGCCACAGAAAAAGATAAAATAACAGTAACGGGCAAAGTTTTATTAACCGAAAATTTTGGGCGAGAATTATTAGTTAGTGTCGAAATTCCCAACTCGAACCACTCCCTGAGAATATTAATCAATCCTGAACTACAATGGAATGAGAATAATATTAAATTAGCCTTAAATCCGAATAAACTACACTGGTTTTGTACAAATACAGGTAATTCTATTCTATCGGGAATTAGTATTAGTAATTAA